In the genome of Bacteroidota bacterium, the window TATCTGAGCCGGATTGTGGTTCAATCGTGTTTCCTTTATTTACCGAAATCCACAAATTTCCAGCAATTTTTTCTTCTAATTGTATTCCTTCTTTACCTTTAAGAAATCCATCGAAAGCTCCTTCTAAACCTGCATATCCTACTTTTTTTTGCTTTTGACTATCGTCTGAATCAACTACTCTTAAATTCCCTAATGTTCTGTCAGCTAATCCTTTAAACAATCTTGCTCGACTATTACTTTCGGTAATAAGCATGCCACCATAAAATCGTCCTCTTCTTAAAATTGGGAATTTTTTAATCTCTAATAATTGATTGTATGAAATATCTTTTGCAATTGAAAAGCCTCTATTCTTTTTCCTTCTTGCTTTTATTATTCGATTTTTATAATAATCTTTTGTTTTATTGTGAAATTTTGCAAGACATATTGATAGAGAATCGACATTTCTGTTAAATATTTTATCTGTAATTGCGGGTGTAATTAAATCCATTCGAACTTCATAAACCGAAACTGTGCTAACAAGCAACTTACCGTCATCGCTGTATATATTTCCTCTTTTTGCCTCAATAGGTTCATATCTTTGTGAATATTTGCTGTATTCTTTCCATTTATCACCTTCAACAATTTGAAGATGAAGTATTCTAAAAATTGCTAATACGAAAAATATACTGACAAGCAAAAAAACAAACTTGAATTTCCCCAGCATTTTTGCTTTTATTTTTCTATCGTTTTCAATCATAATCTACCACAATTTTTTTGGGTGGATATTTCGAAATCTTCAAATTCATATTCAGACTGTCAATTTTCTTTTGTGTTTGTGTTTGCAATCTTGAATACATATTGTTCGATACATTTTCTATATATTCTGCCTTAAGTTGTTTGACTTCTTCTTCTAAAGCAAAGCTTCTTCTTGCAACACTTTCTGCATTATAACTATTAGATATATAGGCAATTACCAAAAGGAAAACGAAAAGTATAAAGATTCTGTTTTTGCTGACAAAATTATTTATTATAGCTCCATTTATAATTTCTGTGAAATTTATTCTATTTTCACTGTCTATATTTTTAGTATCTTGATTTTTTTTCATCTTAAAGAATTTTCTTTGCTATTCTCAATTTCCCAGATCTCGATCTTTTGTTTTTCTCAATCTCAAATTCATCGGGCACAATAACCTTTGTATTAACAGGCTCAATATCAACAATTTTATTACCGTACAAATCCTTTTTTACTATACCCTCGAAATTCCCGCTTTTGAAAAAATTCTTAACAATCTTATCTTCGGCAGAGTGGTACGAAACAATTGAAACCCTACCATTTATCTTCAGTAGGTCTTTTGTCTGCATTAGTAATTCTTTCAAGGAAGTCAATTCATCATTCACTTCAATCCTAATAGCCTGAAAAACTTTCGAGAGATATTTATAATCGTTTATCTTTGGAACACAAGGACTTATCGAATCCAAAAAATTATTGATTGACTCAATTTTATTTGAAGCCCTATATTCACAAATTTGCTTAACCAGCTTGTTCGTATTTTTTATTTCGCCATATTTCCAAAAAATTCTTTTCAAATCATTTTCATGGAAATTATTCACAACTTCTTTAGCCGAAATTGAAGCTTTTTTATTCATTCTCATATCGAGAGGTCCATCTGTACGATAGCTAAAGCCCTTATAATCTGTATCAAACTGATTCGATGAAACACCGAGATCTGCAACTAATCCATCAATTTTTTCAATTTGGTGGTATTTTAAAAAATACTTCAAAAATCTGAAGTTGTGCTTTATATAAATAATTCTATCATCATTGATTCTATTCTTAAAAGCATCTTCGTCCTGATCGAAAACAAATAATTTTCCATCTCCTAAAGCAGAAAGAATTTGCTTAGAATAGCTTCCACCTCCAAAAGTTACATCAACATAAATTCCATCAGACAGCACATTTAGCCCATCTATACTTTCTTTAAGTAAAACAGGTACATGAAATATTTCCGTGTTTTGCGAATTAGACATTTGGATATAGTTTTAAGCTCTATTTTGTAAGATTCTTTTCGTATGATTGACCGAAATTTTCGATTTCCGATAGACTTTTTGTGAGTTCATCCTGGTCCCAGATTCTGATTCTGTTTCTTTGTCCGATGAAAGTTGCTTTGGTTTTCAAATTTGCATACTTGAGCATTTTCTCCGGAAAATTCATTCGTCCGTTGTCTGCTATGGTAAGTTTTGTGATATTTCTGAAAACCTGTTCAAGAAGTTTTGATTGGTTTCTATCATCAGGATCTAATTTCTCATAAATTTTCTCAACTTTTTTCTCCCATTCATCCACAGAAAACAAATTTAGGCACTTTTCAAAACTATCAATTTGTATTATTACAACAGTTTGATCGACAGAATCAAATTCCTTTTTTAATGGAGATGGTAGAATTATTCTACCTTTCCCATCAATTTTAGTATTATATTCGCCGTAAAATGTTGACATAAATTATTATTAAATTTTGTATGGTAAAAATATATATTATTTTGAACTTATTTGACCTTATTTGATTTTTTTTTACACACTTTGACACCAAAATGCAAAATAAATGGTGTATAACTATGTAATTATTGTTAATAACTTTAATAGTTATTAACAATTGAACAATGTATCTGCCTATCAAACAGAACAATAAAACAATTTTAGTTTTTTATTCATAACAGTTAATAAAATTTTCTTGAAAACATACATAAATGACATTTTTGTGAAAATTTAATGATCGGAAACATTGATTTTATTATTTTTAAATCTCAAATTGTCATGATAATATTATTAAGATTTCATTTTGAATACTATCAATTTTGTTGGAATCGAGAGATTTAAATATTATTAAACTAAGATAACTATAGGAAAATAAATAGACAAAGCAACTAAATATCAATATTTTATGAACTTTGAAAACAACAATACTCTTACGAAATTTATAAACTATCAAGTAATTGATGGACCTATAAAATTAGAAAACATTCATACTCTAAACGGTGCAAACTATTTTAGTGGAGGTCCTGTAATTCGTTTTAGAATAAATCTTGCTGACTACGATGAAGTTTTCACCGATGAAATTCCTGATTTTTATGAAAACTTAAAAAATTGCCTTCCATCGCTTCACGAACATTTTTGTTCTATTGGAAAACCCGGAGGTTTTTTTGTGAGAGTAGAAGAAGGAACTTTGTTGGGACATGTAATGGAACATATCGCAATCGAACTACAAACACTTGCAGGAATGGAAGTTGGTTTTGGCAAAACTCGAATGACAAAAAAGCAAGGAGTTTATAATGTAGTATTCAGATTTGCCGATGAAATTGCGGGAATTTATGCAGGAAAATTAGCATTAAACTTTATAAATTCAGTTTTACAAAAAAAGGATTTCGAGCTAAAAGAAGGGATTGAAAATTTAGTTTTTATTCGCGAAAAACAGCTTCTCGGATATAGTACGCAAAAAATTGTTGAAGAAGCAAACGAAAGAAGAATTCCTGCCATTCGATTAGATAAATATAACTTAGTTCAGCTTGGCACGGGAAAATTCAAACAAATTATTCGTGCTACAATAACCGGAAATACAAGCCTGATTGCTGTTGAAACAAGTGACAATAAGTTTCTTACAACTCAAATTCTTAAAGAAGCCGGTGTCCCAATTCCCAACAGGATTTTAACAAATGACATCAATGAAGTTCTGGCTTTTCATCAGAAATTGCAAAAATCAATTGTTATTAAACCTGCAGTTGGCTATCAGGGAAAACGAATAAGTGTCAATTTGAACAAAACTGATACAATAAAAAACGCCTTTGAATTTGCTAATGAATTCGATGATGAAATTATTGCACAAGAATTTATTGAGGGAAATACATATAGGCTTTTAGTGATTGATAATAAATTTGTAGCTGCTGTTCAGCTCGTTGCACCACACATTGTTGGCGATGGAATCAACAATTTGAAAACCTTATTTAACCGACTAAATTCGCATCCCGACAGGGAATTTGGAGATAAATCGAAGCTATCGAAAATAGAAATTGATGAAGATACTTTGAAAATTCTTGAGCTCGAAAACTACACTTTTGATAGTATTTTGGAGAATGGCGAAATATTTTACCTTAAAAATTCCTGCAATATGCGTCTTGGTGGTTCATCGGTCGATCTTACTGATTTGGTTCATCCATATAATATATTTTTGGCCGAGCGAATCAGCAAAATTCTAAACCTTAATGTTGCCGGTGTTGATATTATCACCATTGATATTTCAAAACCCATAATTGACAATAATGGGAAACTAATTGAAGTGAATGCTGCACCAGATTTTAGAATGCACATTCAGCCCACTTTAGGCAAAGCCAGGCAAGTTCAAAAGCCATTTGTTGAGATGTTGTTTCCTGAAAACAAACATTTTAGAATTCCGATTTTTTCTATTACAGGCTCAAACGGGAGAAATATTTTCATGGAAATATTTGGAACTTTTTTGCAAAAAAAATATCCAAAATTAGGAATAGCTTCTTCAAAAGGACTTTTTATCAATAATAATTGTTTAAGCAAAGAAAATCCAATAGACTCGCACAATACCGAAATTATACTGAAAGATCCAACTGTAGATGCCGTACTTATAGAAACTTCAGTTGAAACAATATTAGAATACGGAATTGCTTATAAATTTGCCGATATTGGAATTGTCCTGAACATAGATGAAAGCATTGAGAAATATTACGAATACGACCACATTAGAGATGCAGAAGATGTTGCCTATGCAAAATCTGTAGTTGCCGAAGAAGTTTATACAGAGGGCTTTACTATATTGAATGCAGACGATAAATTGGTTCTCGAAATGAGAGAAAGACTTTATAGTCAATTAATTTTGTTCACACAAAAAGCAGACAATGCAGAAATAAAAAAGCTGGTTGATAGTGGTGGAATTGCTTGTATTCTTACTGAAGGAAAAGTATGGATTTTACATGCAAATGAAAAAATAGAAATAATTGAAATTGAAAAAGTTCCAATAATCATTAAAAAATGTAATATAGATGCACTATTGGCAAGTGTTGCCGCAATGTATGTTTTGAAAACTCCGGTTGAAGAAATAAGAAGTTCCCTTATTTTGTAGAATTTCGTTAAAAATACTCACCATAGCTATGGGGCTATGCCTGTGTTTTTTGCCTTGTTATCGCACAAAATAACTTCGCTTACTTTGGCCAACTTATTTCGTAGCAAAGCCTTAGTTAAAAGACAGACTGGAAATTGTGTGGATAACAATTTAGTATATCCTATTTCTATTTTCAATTATTTGAGAGCCAGCCTTATTTTTTCAGCAATTTCACTAAATTCTTCTTTCGAGAATTTCAGTTTTGGTCTGGCAAAATTTATATCCTCAATATTATTTATTGGTATAAGGTGAATATGTGTATGCGGAACTTCAAGTCCGATAACTGCTACACCAACTCTTTCGCATTCAATAACTTCGTCGATAGCTTTT includes:
- the rsmH gene encoding 16S rRNA (cytosine(1402)-N(4))-methyltransferase RsmH; amino-acid sequence: MSNSQNTEIFHVPVLLKESIDGLNVLSDGIYVDVTFGGGSYSKQILSALGDGKLFVFDQDEDAFKNRINDDRIIYIKHNFRFLKYFLKYHQIEKIDGLVADLGVSSNQFDTDYKGFSYRTDGPLDMRMNKKASISAKEVVNNFHENDLKRIFWKYGEIKNTNKLVKQICEYRASNKIESINNFLDSISPCVPKINDYKYLSKVFQAIRIEVNDELTSLKELLMQTKDLLKINGRVSIVSYHSAEDKIVKNFFKSGNFEGIVKKDLYGNKIVDIEPVNTKVIVPDEFEIEKNKRSRSGKLRIAKKIL
- a CDS encoding ATP-grasp domain-containing protein; protein product: MNFENNNTLTKFINYQVIDGPIKLENIHTLNGANYFSGGPVIRFRINLADYDEVFTDEIPDFYENLKNCLPSLHEHFCSIGKPGGFFVRVEEGTLLGHVMEHIAIELQTLAGMEVGFGKTRMTKKQGVYNVVFRFADEIAGIYAGKLALNFINSVLQKKDFELKEGIENLVFIREKQLLGYSTQKIVEEANERRIPAIRLDKYNLVQLGTGKFKQIIRATITGNTSLIAVETSDNKFLTTQILKEAGVPIPNRILTNDINEVLAFHQKLQKSIVIKPAVGYQGKRISVNLNKTDTIKNAFEFANEFDDEIIAQEFIEGNTYRLLVIDNKFVAAVQLVAPHIVGDGINNLKTLFNRLNSHPDREFGDKSKLSKIEIDEDTLKILELENYTFDSILENGEIFYLKNSCNMRLGGSSVDLTDLVHPYNIFLAERISKILNLNVAGVDIITIDISKPIIDNNGKLIEVNAAPDFRMHIQPTLGKARQVQKPFVEMLFPENKHFRIPIFSITGSNGRNIFMEIFGTFLQKKYPKLGIASSKGLFINNNCLSKENPIDSHNTEIILKDPTVDAVLIETSVETILEYGIAYKFADIGIVLNIDESIEKYYEYDHIRDAEDVAYAKSVVAEEVYTEGFTILNADDKLVLEMRERLYSQLILFTQKADNAEIKKLVDSGGIACILTEGKVWILHANEKIEIIEIEKVPIIIKKCNIDALLASVAAMYVLKTPVEEIRSSLIL